AAGCTTTAACGCTTGTTTTAATGTTTCCAATACTTCTTTCATCTTGTTTTGGGTGACAAGCATAGAAGATTGAAGTTCATAAACTAAAATTTTATCTAAATCATTCCTTACGAAACTAAGTATATAGTTAAAACTTTTTTCTGCGGCTTCAAAATTTTTGGAGAGATACGCTGACCTCGCATATGCTAAATGAAGTTTTAAGGCATCTTCATAATCAGTTTTCCATTCTTCATCTTTCATAAGTCCGACCATTCGGTCAAAGAAAGTGAAAGCAGCATCATAAGCGGAGGAATTTAGCGCTTTAAATCCTGCTTTTTCATTTAAAACTCTTAGTTCGGCTAACTCTTCGCTTCCTTTCATTTGGGAAGCACCTAAATTCAATTGGTTTACAATGGTAAACAGGTGGTCTTCAAGTTTATATTTATAAAGGATAGAAAGATAAGTTTTCCCAATCTTATAATGAAGTTTTGCTTTTTCTTCAGGTGAAATAATTTTATAAATTGCTTCTCGAATTTTATCGTGAGTAAAATTTGCATCCTCCATTCCAAGGATCAAAAATTCTTCATTGGCAAGTGTCACCAAATCCATTGATGCTTTGTGAAAAGGTCTATCCGCAATGGTTGCATAAATATCATGCCGAAACCAGTTTCCGATACAAGCAGTTAACTTTAGAGCATCAATTAGTTCTGGAGGTTGCAGATTAATTTTATCAATGATAAGATCAATCACATTGTCAGAAATATTAACTGCATCTATTTTGTCTTTGTCCCAGGACCAATGTTCATCTGCAAAGTATATATATGACCTTTCATATAAGTTCTTAAACATTTCATTGACATGAAACGGATTTCCTTTTGTTTTTTTCCAAAGGACTTCTGCAATAGGGCGAATTTCCGATTCTGGAACCATCAATGTTTCAGAAACCAGAAGAGCCACGTCACGCTCCCTTAGAGGTTCTAATCTGATCTCAGTAATCGCAATTTGCATCTCACGAAGTTCTTCAAGAAGCCTAAAAAATGGATCTGTTGGTAATACTTCATTATCACGGTATGATAAAATAATAAAAAAATGTGAAATTTCAGGGTCAGTCAGTACTTCTTTTAAAAGAAGTATACTCGAAGAATCTGCCCATTGCATATCATCTAAAAACAAAACAACCGGATGTTCTTTTGTACAAATTGTTCGCAGAAATTTTCGAAATACTAAGTGAAATCTATTTTCAGTTTCCAAACTATCTAGTTCTGGCGGCGTAGGTCTATCACCTAACAATTGTGCTAATTCAGGAACTACATCGATTATCAATTTGGCATTAGCACCTAATGCATCAGATAAAATTGTTTTCCATTCCTTAACAGCAGATTCACTCTCAGAGAGTAATTGTCGAACGAGGCCTTGTAATGCTAAATTAATAGCACGATATGGAATTGATTTTTTATATAAATCAAATTTACCAGAAGCGAAATATGCCTTCTCTCTTGTGACAGGCTTTTGGATTTCGTTGATCAGAGCCGATTTTCCAATTCCTGATCGGCCAGAAATTAGAAACGTTTCAATTCGACCATCTTTTGCATCGAGAAATTTTTCTTCAAAAACATGAAGTTGAGCTTCTCTTCCATATAATTTTTTAGGAATTTGGAATCGAGAAGACTTATCATTCTTTGCCAGTTCCATTTCGAAATGGTTTAGCGTTTCTCTCCCATTTTCCAGAAGTACCGATTGGATTGCCGAAAGATCAGAGAGTAAACCAGTTGCTGTTTGGTAACGATCTTCTGGATTTTTTTCCAGAAGTTTCATGATCAAATCCGAAACAATTTTTGGCGCCCCGCTTCTATCTTTTGGTGATAGTGGAGTTTTTGCAAGGTGTGCATGCACCATTTCCAAACTATCAGTGTATAAAAAAGGAAGATCACCAGTAATTAACTGGTATAAGGTGACACCAAAAGAATAAAAGTCCGTTCTGTAATCAACTGTTCGGTTCATTCGGCCCGTTTGTTCGGGTGAAATATGAGCAAGAGTTCCTGTTAAATTCTGATTCATCGGAAGATAAAAACTTCGATGTGTCAAAAGTGTCGCTGAACCAAAATCTATTATTTTTAATGCACCTGTGTCTGGATTGTATATGATATTTTGAGCTTTGATATCATTATGTACAATTTTAGCTTTATGAATATCAACCAACGCCCTACAAACTTCAATTGAAATATTTAAGAATGTTACAATATTGCTATATTTTCCACTTAATTGTAGTTTTGCGAGATCAGTAAACCCTACATTGGGAAACACGATTGCCACTGTATTTTGGTAAGATTCTAAATCTAGTGGCCTTAGTGTATAAGGTGAATCGATGGATCGGAGTATTTCGAATTCATTTTTAAAACGAGTAATTTCTTGGTTATCTGGGTAATCGCGATTCAATAGTTTGATCACGACAGGTTCACCGGACAGAGATTCCCCTGAATATACGGAACTTCTTTTTCCTAAATGAAGTTCCTTTAACGCTTTATATTTTCCTACAGTGAACACGAAAATTTCCTATCTAGCTGTTTTACCACCGTCGACCGGTATCACTGCGCCCGTGATAAAGGCTGCTCCATCAGTGGATAACCATACACAAGTTTTTGCAACTTCTTCAGGAGTTGCCATTCTACCCAATGCATAAGATTTCATTCTTTCTTTTTTTACTTCTTCGGGATTAGGAACATTTGCGTAAAAAACATCATCCATCTCAGTTTGGATTCCACCTGGACAAAGTGCCACCACACGAATTCCAGCCGATCCATATTCCAAGGCAGCAGATTTAGTAAGCCCGATAATTCCATGTTTTGTCATGGAATAAGGACCTGCTTTTTCTTTTCCTCGAACACCAAGGGCTGAAGAGACATTGATGATCACACCACCATTCCCTTGGCTTAGGAATTGTTTTAATTCAAATTGCATAGAAAGAAAGGTTCCTTTTAAGTTTACGTCCATCACAGAATCAAAAATATCTAATGGATAATCCGCAGTTGTTTTTAAAACTCCTGAAATCCCAGCATTGTTCACAGCTACATCGATGGAACCATATTTAGCAACAATTGATTCAACCAAATTACGAACTGCTTCCGATTGTGTGACATCACACTTAACAAACATTCCCGTACCTCCTTGTTTTTCAAGGAGAGCCATAGTTTCTTCACCTTCTTGTTTTCTTCTTCCGCAAAATCCAACCACATAACCAGCGTTTGCAAATTCCAAAACAATTGATCTTCCAAGACCAGAAGTTCCGCCGGTCACTAGTGCTACTTTTTTTCCACTCATTGGATTTCCCTTTCTTCGATCAAACGTCCATAACGATTGATTGCTTCCTTTACGTTTGCCTGATCCAATTCAGAAATGGATTCAAAACGAAATCCGGCAAAAAAGGTGTCTTCATTATTATCGTCTTCTTTGACCCATAATAAAATACAAGTTCCATGAACGAAACCGACAATATCAAAATGCATAAAAAATTCTAGTTGCCCACTGTTGGCTAAATCACCTGGATGGATTCCTGAGCAGCGCACCATAAACCCAGAACTAGAAATATTTTCAATGGTGGAGACAATATTTCGCCCATTTTCCCTAACTGAGATATTGTTTTTAAATTGATCCAAAATCCGAAATCTTGGATCAATCTCATAAACTTCTTCCTGTGTGCTTTTTAAGCGTTTGTATACTTTTAAAGGCAAAATACTGGCAGCCATTTCGATTCGGGTAATTTCTTGGTTTTCCTGATAAGCAGTGATTTCCAATTTTGAGTAGTTCCAATATCCAGATTTACTGTTTTTGGTCTCAATGGCTTTGGCACGCAATTTGATTGGCATATTCATCTTGGCGTATTGAAAAAATTCCGAATTTAAATATAACAATAAAAAGGTGACACCCTCAAAAGGGACTTTGCCATACATGTGGTTACAAGCGATTCCAAATTGTCTTGCAGCTTCTACAATCTGCATACCAGAAATATGTTTTAGATTGGGTGGGGAGAAAAACTTATGCGTGGGCGGAATATAGAGGTTTGCAAAAAAAGTATCTTTTTTGGGAATTTCTTCGATTGGCTCAAAGATTGCAGATATCTTTGACTTCTCTACATTCCCAACGTAATAGTCCCTTCGTTTGATTATTTGCAATATTTTAATTTCATCTGCTTCAGTAACTTTATCGTTCAAAACATATTGCTGCAAATTTGTATCAAAATGATAGAATGTACTAATAAAATCCCTTTGGGTATCATCCACGCCAGATTCTGCTAAAATTCTTTCTGCTGATTCTTTACGAATGCGATACGGAATTGTTTTGAGTTGGTAATAATCCCCACTAGTATCTTGTCTTTTTGCATAGTATTGTAGCAAAAAATCAATTTCATCATGAGAAAGTATCGGAAAGACATGTTCTTCCATGACCGCAGTAGTGATCATCCTTGGAAGTGCTCTACGAATGTTGGAAACAAAACTATCGTCTTGGAAATATGTTCTTGTATATCGTTTGTCGAGAGGTAAAACTGCGGGGAGTTCTTCTTTTTCAAAAACCTTCATATATATCTACCGGAAATCTACTCTAGGATTAGTCCGTAGATTCCGATAGGATACAATTCAGCGCAACTAAATTAACAAGCTATTGACAAATTTATGTTTAATTCACCTAACAACAGTTACCGAGCAAGGAGCATAATGCACAACGCGATCAGAAACGCTACCCATAATGAATCTTCCAAGGATTCCATGGCCTCGGCTTCCGATCACGATCAAATCTGCCTTTTCTTTTTCAGCAAGTTTGCATATTTCTTCAGCGGGATATCCTTCTAAAATGACACGTTCCCATTTCACGGATGTTTCATCCAAAATAGGATGTATTTTTTCAAAACGTTGCTCAGAAATCCATTTGACTCGATCTTTTCCAGCCGGTGCTGCATCATAATAACCAGGCAAAGGGCCAAAATCTTCAATCACTTCAACGACGAAACATTTTGCATTACTTGCTTTCGCAATTGCCAATCCAAATTCCAGTGCTCTTGCAGAACTTGGTGAACCATCAATAGGGATGATCAGTTTTTGAATCAATTTTTCCATGTAAAAAGTTTACCACTTTATCTTAATTGTGAAAGTGAAATTCCATTGATAATTGTCAAAATTTCTTAAATTGAACGAATCCAAATTAGGAACCAAATCATCGGAAAAAAAATAAGGATAGAATTTGGTGGGATTATTTTTTCCCACCCTCATCTTCTTTCGTTAAGTAATAAGCAACGAGAATCGGAAGTGTCGTCACAAGAATAACAAAAACTGCAACCACATTTGTGACAGGTCTTTGTCTCGGACGAATGAACTCTGTTAACATCCAAATAGGAACTGTGGATTGTTGGCCTGCAGTAAATGTAGTGACTATCACTTCATCAAATGATAATGCGAATGACAACATACCACCAGCTAACAATGCAGTGGCGATATTTGGCAAAATCACAAATCGAAAGGTTTGCCAAGGGTTGGCACCTAAATCCATTGATGCTTCTACCATAGAATGAGAACTTCGCCTAAGTCTTGCGAGGACATTGTTATACACAGTAACAATACAAAATGTAGCATGCGCAATCACAATGGTCCAAGTGCTAAAAGGAATTCCAAATAGCGACATAGCAGAACGAAGAGATATCCCTGTCACAATTCCAGGAAGTGCAATGGGCAAAATTACAAGAAAGGAAATGACTTCCCTTCCAAAAAATTTACTTCTGTAAACAGCAAGGCAAGCCAAGGTTCCAAGGATGATGGCCATAATGGTAGAAATGGTAGCCACCTGCGAAGACAAAATGATGGCTTCCCAAATATCATTTCTTTCCCAAGCCACTCCAAACCACTTCAGCGTAAAACCTGGCAATGGAAATTGGAATGTTTTTTCATCAGTAGAAAACGCATACATGATGATGATAAAAATAGGGATATGGATGAACAAAAACCCTAGGATGGTTGCTACCCGAATTCCGATTGTACCTAAATTCCATTTAGAGGGCATCGAAGGCTCCTAATCGTTTTGCAATCATCAGGTAAACCATCATAATGATGATGGGGATTACAGAAAAAGCAGCCGCCAAAGGAATGTTACCTGCCGTTCCCTGGTGAGTGTAAACTGCCATCCCAATAAAATAACTAGAATTTCCAATGATGGTAGGGATGATATAATCACCTAACGTAAGAGAAAAAGTAAAAATGGAACCAGCGACAACTCCAGGAAAGGCCAAAGGCAATACCACTTTACGAAAGGTTTGCGCCGGCCCACCACCTAAATCGGATGATGCCTCAAGTAATGATTTAGGAATACGTTCTAACGAGGCTTGGATCGGAAGGATCATATACGGAAGCCAAATATAAACAAAAACAAGGAACATCCCAATGTAAGAAAATGATAGAGACGTTCCGCCAATCACCGGTATGGAAAGAATCACGTCTAACACATGTAAAAGTCCAAGTTCCTCTAAACACCAAGTGAGAATTCCTTCTTTTGCCATAATCAGTTTCCAGGAGTAAACTTTCACAAGGTAACTTGACCAAAGTGGTAACATCACTCCCAAATACAAAATGGGTTTTAGTTTAGGCCCTGCATACATCGCCATATAATATGCAATGGGAAATGCAATGATGGCACTTACGACAGTGACAGTAAATGCCATGGTTGTTGTGCGGATGATGATATCCCAATTTGTACTTTGGCGAAACAAATCATAATAAGATTCTAATGTAAATTCTCGTTTGATGACTCCTGAAAAAGAATCGATAGAGAAAAAACTTTGGATGAGAAGAGTAAAAAGAGAACCTAAATACACAACTCCAAGCCAAATAAGCAGTGGTGCAAGTAACAGAAAAATGACGAGTCCCTTCCGATAAAATAGAAAGGTAAAAAACTTATCTAGAGTGTTTGTCATTTACAAATCCTCAAAGTAAGTGCATATCCGAGTCTTTCCAACCCACAAGCACTTCCGATCCAACAGCAATGTGTTCTGCAGAGATTTTTAAGTTTTGGGTGGATGCAATGATCCGTGAACCACTCGGAGTTTCAAAATGCATTTTGGATGTAGCACCGGAATAAACTTGGCTTTTCAATATGGCTTTAAAAGTTCTATATCCCGTGGAGTGATTATCTTCCTTGGCGTTGGCAAATACATGGACTCGCTCTGGACGAATCATTCCTTTTCCATTTTGGCCGGTGAGTCTTTTCGTTTCTTCTAAAGAGAGAATATTAGAAGTTCCTACAAAGTTGGCGACAAACTCAGTTTTAGGACGATCGTATAATTCTTCTGGAGTGGCAATTTGTTCCACCTTTCCTTTGTTAAAGACTGCAATCCGATCAGACATCGAAAGTGCTTCTTCTTGGTCGTGTGTGACAAAAATAAAAGTGATCCCTACTTCTTTTTGAATGGCTTTTAGTTCCATTTGCATCTCTTCTCTGAGTTTGAGATCCAAAGCACCAAGTGGTTCATCGAGTAGTAAGACTCCAGGACGATTGATCAGTGCCCTTGCCAATGCAATCCTTTGCCGTTGCCCACCAGATAATTCCGATGGTTTACGATTTCCCACATCGGGCAAACGTACCATAGAAAGCATCTCCGCCACTCTTTGGCCTATTTCTTTTGTGGGAGTGTTTTTGATTTTTAATCCATACCCAACATTTTCAGCAACGGTCATGTGTGGGAATAAAGCATAGTCCTGAAAGACAGTATTCACATTTCTTTTGTAAGGTGGAATTCCGGTCACATCAACACCTTCCAAAAGAACCCTTCCTGAAGTGGTATCCTGAAAACCTGCCACCATACGAAGGCAGGTTGTTTTTCCCGACCCGGAAGGGCCTAACATTGAAAAGAATTCACCTTTTCTAATTCCGAAGGAGACATCATCCACCGCTATAAATTGATCGAATTTCCTTGTTACATTCTGAAATTCAACATCGTAAACTTGGTCCATTCCTTCTCCTTCAGTATTCTATGATGTTAGGATATTATTTACTTCCAATGATGGAAATATAATCTTCAGCCCATTTTTTATAAGGCACACATTTTCTTCCACCGGAACAATCTTCTTTTGGTGTTCTCCAAAAAGAGATTTTTTCAAAGTTATTGAATCCGTTGATGGCACAACCTGTATCACCAAGAAGAGCATTTCCTTTACAAGCAGAAGGAACAGATGGCACAGATCCAAACCAAGAAGCAAGATCACCTTGCACTTTTGGAGAAAGAGAGTGTTCTAACCATTTGTATGCACAGTTTACGTGTTTGGAATCTTTATGTAACATGGTGCTATCCGCCCAACCTGTTGCACCTTCATTCGGAACGATAGAAGCTACCGGTTGTTTTTCACCAACAAGTAAGTTTACTTGGAAAGGCCATGTAGAAGAAGCGACTAGTCCTTCTTTTTTGAAATCATCCACTTGAACCATTGCATCATGCCAATACTTTGGAACAAGTTGTCTTTGTTTTTTTAATAATTCAATAACAGCAGCGTATTGTTTTTCATCCAATTCGTAAGGATCTTGGATTCCGAGTTCTGGTTTTGCTTGTTTCAAATACAATGCAGCATCTGCAATGTAGATTGGACCATCAAACGCTTGTACACGCCCTTTGTT
The nucleotide sequence above comes from Leptospira harrisiae. Encoded proteins:
- a CDS encoding universal stress protein is translated as MEKLIQKLIIPIDGSPSSARALEFGLAIAKASNAKCFVVEVIEDFGPLPGYYDAAPAGKDRVKWISEQRFEKIHPILDETSVKWERVILEGYPAEEICKLAEKEKADLIVIGSRGHGILGRFIMGSVSDRVVHYAPCSVTVVR
- a CDS encoding ABC transporter ATP-binding protein, with the translated sequence MDQVYDVEFQNVTRKFDQFIAVDDVSFGIRKGEFFSMLGPSGSGKTTCLRMVAGFQDTTSGRVLLEGVDVTGIPPYKRNVNTVFQDYALFPHMTVAENVGYGLKIKNTPTKEIGQRVAEMLSMVRLPDVGNRKPSELSGGQRQRIALARALINRPGVLLLDEPLGALDLKLREEMQMELKAIQKEVGITFIFVTHDQEEALSMSDRIAVFNKGKVEQIATPEELYDRPKTEFVANFVGTSNILSLEETKRLTGQNGKGMIRPERVHVFANAKEDNHSTGYRTFKAILKSQVYSGATSKMHFETPSGSRIIASTQNLKISAEHIAVGSEVLVGWKDSDMHLL
- a CDS encoding SDR family NAD(P)-dependent oxidoreductase, with amino-acid sequence MSGKKVALVTGGTSGLGRSIVLEFANAGYVVGFCGRRKQEGEETMALLEKQGGTGMFVKCDVTQSEAVRNLVESIVAKYGSIDVAVNNAGISGVLKTTADYPLDIFDSVMDVNLKGTFLSMQFELKQFLSQGNGGVIINVSSALGVRGKEKAGPYSMTKHGIIGLTKSAALEYGSAGIRVVALCPGGIQTEMDDVFYANVPNPEEVKKERMKSYALGRMATPEEVAKTCVWLSTDGAAFITGAVIPVDGGKTAR
- a CDS encoding ABC transporter substrate-binding protein, encoding MKFDSYKRVISSVAVLAIAFTIACGKKETKVSEIGQGEGEVSIVAWPGYIERGETDKGYDWVTEFEKSSGCKVNVKTAATSDEMVALMNEGGFDLVTASGDASLRLVAGGKVQEINTDLIPSWKNVDSRLQNAPWHTVEGKHYGVPYQWGPNVLMYNTKVFKKAPTSWNVVFEEQVLADGKSNKGRVQAFDGPIYIADAALYLKQAKPELGIQDPYELDEKQYAAVIELLKKQRQLVPKYWHDAMVQVDDFKKEGLVASSTWPFQVNLLVGEKQPVASIVPNEGATGWADSTMLHKDSKHVNCAYKWLEHSLSPKVQGDLASWFGSVPSVPSACKGNALLGDTGCAINGFNNFEKISFWRTPKEDCSGGRKCVPYKKWAEDYISIIGSK
- a CDS encoding ABC transporter permease — encoded protein: MTNTLDKFFTFLFYRKGLVIFLLLAPLLIWLGVVYLGSLFTLLIQSFFSIDSFSGVIKREFTLESYYDLFRQSTNWDIIIRTTTMAFTVTVVSAIIAFPIAYYMAMYAGPKLKPILYLGVMLPLWSSYLVKVYSWKLIMAKEGILTWCLEELGLLHVLDVILSIPVIGGTSLSFSYIGMFLVFVYIWLPYMILPIQASLERIPKSLLEASSDLGGGPAQTFRKVVLPLAFPGVVAGSIFTFSLTLGDYIIPTIIGNSSYFIGMAVYTHQGTAGNIPLAAAFSVIPIIIMMVYLMIAKRLGAFDAL
- a CDS encoding ABC transporter permease, with protein sequence MPSKWNLGTIGIRVATILGFLFIHIPIFIIIMYAFSTDEKTFQFPLPGFTLKWFGVAWERNDIWEAIILSSQVATISTIMAIILGTLACLAVYRSKFFGREVISFLVILPIALPGIVTGISLRSAMSLFGIPFSTWTIVIAHATFCIVTVYNNVLARLRRSSHSMVEASMDLGANPWQTFRFVILPNIATALLAGGMLSFALSFDEVIVTTFTAGQQSTVPIWMLTEFIRPRQRPVTNVVAVFVILVTTLPILVAYYLTKEDEGGKK
- a CDS encoding AfsA-related hotdog domain-containing protein, whose product is MKVFEKEELPAVLPLDKRYTRTYFQDDSFVSNIRRALPRMITTAVMEEHVFPILSHDEIDFLLQYYAKRQDTSGDYYQLKTIPYRIRKESAERILAESGVDDTQRDFISTFYHFDTNLQQYVLNDKVTEADEIKILQIIKRRDYYVGNVEKSKISAIFEPIEEIPKKDTFFANLYIPPTHKFFSPPNLKHISGMQIVEAARQFGIACNHMYGKVPFEGVTFLLLYLNSEFFQYAKMNMPIKLRAKAIETKNSKSGYWNYSKLEITAYQENQEITRIEMAASILPLKVYKRLKSTQEEVYEIDPRFRILDQFKNNISVRENGRNIVSTIENISSSGFMVRCSGIHPGDLANSGQLEFFMHFDIVGFVHGTCILLWVKEDDNNEDTFFAGFRFESISELDQANVKEAINRYGRLIEEREIQ